Within Vicia villosa cultivar HV-30 ecotype Madison, WI linkage group LG1, Vvil1.0, whole genome shotgun sequence, the genomic segment gaaagcgtacattaggattaggatagtaatctaaatcaatagagcgaaagtttgagacgaggatttttaatcaattgaattagtaaagatttttaattaaattatgcaaaagccaatagaccttcggatcaccttaagttaaacgaaatacatactgatatctgtcttttattatattcttaatttttcactcactttcccttagaaacaatcaaaattttagtagccctagctttacatagtaaccttagataacggtagatcgattcatagtccctgtggattcgatatcttttaaaactacacgacacgactgtgcacttgcagttatcagatttatagacacgtaaagtcgcgatcagcgTCCTCATACCAAGTATCAAgccctgattcacaagattgctcagttaatggctcaaatgatcaataattgacttgttgacctaaaagtcaaactatggtcaaatcactgtcaaaattcctgatttatggtcaacatcaaaattttgaagttacattcatcatttgatcaagggttgatcatgattcatcaaggaaagctccaaaataaacaaaaatccaagtttctaaattagggttttaggagaaaagtcaacccaactttgagtgatcatatctctctcatacttcatcagatattccccaaccaaagctcattctcaaggaaatttgaatctctacaactttgatgttgggcccaaggtcaagaaatgcttccgcataagagatatgagccaatgcattacaggtccttctagaagatcgccaaaaggctgttttttgtcaggagccatatcatcaagataaaatctccaaatgaaaaatatgttctaaAGTGGATTATAGAAGACATCTTTGActtttcaaaaagtcctagaacatggtcatatgataaaaattgaaggagatacgaggctcagaagttggtcgattttcaagaaaaatacaaaaccttaattgcataattttgtgtttttggactaatgggcctaaaacaTGGGTCCCAAACATGTCCATAGGATTTATGAACGTCCTTAAACTAATTAGTTTATTTTTACAatatttatttggtttatttgaattttaattcatttaaatgcaaataaatcattataaaatatggaaaattagttttaatgaaagatttgatttttagtcaATTCTAAGCAATCAAGAGGGCCAAATATGATGCAAATTTCGTGACAAGAGGGTTGAAAAAGATTGGATTAAAATTGATACAAAAATAgcaaattttcaataaaatttctCACCATAAAACCACATGATTTTATGTGATTCTCTCAAAaatattttgacctaattccattcCTCTATATAAGGAGAACACTCACCAATCTTAAAAAAGAAACGAAAGTTGAAGAGAGCATTAGGGTTTCAAGGTCAccaaaaatttaagaaaaagtgCAAATCTAGATTTCGTATTCCAGCCACTTTCAGGAACAAACAATCATCCTAACTCCTTCCTAAGGTAATATAGAGCAGGTATGCATCGTTACTAAGCTTCCATAAAGGCTATACTCTCCATATCAAATTCATCTTCTTCATGCATATCTTGACTTTTTATATCTCATGTGATAGTTTATTTCAATGCAAGCTAACGTTTGGTATGAGTTCAGGAGATTACTTAGGGTGTCCTTGAACCTTTATTCATGAGTTTCCACGCAGAAACAAGCTTATGACATTGTTAGGGCAAACTCATGTTTGCGTTCGTGCTCCTACCTACAGGCGTCTAATGGCCAAAAAGATTACACCAATGGACTCAGAGACCTTGATTTAGGGGGTTAAGGTCCCCCTCATGTTTTTATCTGGCGCGTTTTTGTGTTTTCAAAATTGCAGGAAATTCGAAGGATTTTCCGCAAGTAATTCTGCAGGAAAATTCCTaacaaattccgcaggtaatatgaAGGAAGGAGACGAAGCTGACTCACTCTCCCACGTGACGCGTTTTCATTCTACTGGCCAATCAATAGTCTCAATATCTCTCTCCCACGTGTGTTGCTTCTCATTGGCCGGTCAACCTTTCAAATGTCCTATCTCTCTCTCCTATTGGTCCTTCGTACAACTTATGGGACCCACGCGTAACATCTTTTGAACTTTTCCACcagctttttcttttttgtataTTAATTTTGTTATTGGCATTGTTAATAGCAAATTGACACAGTTCAAGTGGCATGGCGTGAGGATTTGTAATATGTGAAACCTGGGTTCGATACTCACGCAGgacatttattttgatattttatttgttatgCATACGTTCTTGATTCAGTGCGCCTCACCAACGAACGCCTATCATGCACCTTCCAATCCCAACCGCCGGATCACCATGGATGCAGATCTGACGCCATTGGAAGCGCAGGCATACCATGGATTTCATAAGGACGTCCTCACAGAATCcagagctaagttttctaattttgttttatatttaattacataaattccTTTTCTAAAAGCTATTTCTTTTACTAactattgtttattatttttttctaaaaattatattaactaagtaatgttttattttaattattaatttttaatcgaaaacttgTTTTTAATCGGAAATTgtttttttaacatttaaaaattaattgttttgcatgtgttttttttctattaaataattaatttaaaacatcaaagttaattttttaggatttaattgaTTAATCGAGAATATGATGAATAGATCCTTCATATACTAATCTTTTTTTCATTCTTGATTCTCAGGCTTGATCGAAGGTTCGACGACGATTCAagctatttaaatatttttttgaattaataatagtTCCTTAATTTCTGTCTTTATTTTCCGCATACCCCCTACAAGTGTTTATTGTAAATCCCCCATCCCTAAAACTGTAATAGCTTAGGACTTTTaattttccgcactttaattcctgcacaatatttattgcgtggttagtaaattagggagtgcaaaccatgaattgGATCTAGAATgagtaattttacaagataaatataatcgaattaaatcacatgattggtgcacacacacctttagggtaacctctttcgttgccttgttgcctgctgccttttccataaaaaaaaatagtcaagtccctcggatatagggataccttagcttgctgccttcgattcaaaatcaccatgtccctccgataaaagatcatagtcctttcgagttgcctacgataaatatgatctcgtccctcgattaaatggtgatagtcccttcgaatgctaaggtatccttactgttgcctaaatgactattatatccttcccttagactacctgccctctttatggtagggacaatcttatggcgaacgatactcccGATGAccctttcaaatccaatgaaagacttcctgcatgccctcttatggtatggatagaccctttcacccgaaagacttaaagaacatgaaagacaaacttagggtaggtagttctcatttgcttgctcacattcaaactttcaaattacttttcacacctctcttttcaaatactttcaaaacaaggctacgcttatttacaagctaaagtgcTTAacgaagtttttactattcacacacgacacttttcaaacaattcaaacaaacaagtgagctaagcaattaagagcccatggataaccatggatagaaagtgtgctttaaaccttccatttgtataacttaccccccgaactcaaaatcttttttaaaggtctttttctgtttttttagcctttctttaaattgaataaaataaaagtcggtggcgcctcttgctatccgcaacatttctaaaagtcagttctcccaccgcgTTACAGcgacattcgagttttcgccggtcttacGCAAACTCAATAATtggctgaattatcctggatattcttgcgttccaactctaagacaatatagagagtgcttgaaatacttataaggaaagtgatttcgttcacgattTAGCGTCGAACTATTTgaatgaaattattttttaacaGCTTTTGCACTTCCAGAATCTGCACCGTCATTGAACCAACTCCTCGCCTCAGCATCCCTTGTTTTGGTGAAAAATTGTAATTGTTCTATTATGTTATCTTATTTTCTTTAACCGTTTCGAGAACGAGGTTACCATTGTTTTGAAGCTTTAAATGTAAAGGAAAGGAGAAGTATTTGAAATGGACGTGAATATTACTTTCCAATTTGTGGAACATCATCATGGTGGCTACTCCTGTTACAACCGCAACAAGAATATTAGCTCCCATTTTTTTACTCCATTAAAGCTATTTCACTAAAGTAAAGAGCTCCAGATGAACGGGTTGAAAATAGGCAAGACGTGCACATAGGACGTTGAAAAGTTTAGTGAAATTGCATGCATTGGTTCATGGGTTTGTGTGAGGAGACAATCGCGTATAGAAATGCATTGTATGCATGCACTTgtttgtttggtaaaaataatgaattttcttatatattatttcGTAGGATTGTAAAACAAGTCAAGTGATCTAGCCCACCCATGAAACCTGCGTATGCTGTTAAATCGATGtttattttagaatgattatttaaaataaaataatccatTTAAACAGCCACGCTGGAACAGAAAAGGAATCTTGGTTGAAATAGTGCGCACGGGGGCCATAACATGGAATCTTGATATAATGAGGGggaataaaaaaattcttttacaGAGGGCTAAATCAAATCTCGCCTAATCAAATCTCGCCTACATTACACGgaagttttatatatttaaccaaaaaatcaattattgatataaatatttttatatatgaaaaatgatatttatgactaaaatatttatgatctaataaatttgtttattattgatctaaatatatttttttcttttctaattttttatttacaataaatatattatataaacaaatgAATATAGATGTGAATGCACAAGTTTGTTAAAGTAGAATAATGGTTATGAAGTAAGTGTTTTAGGGCATGAAAGTTCTTTTTTATTTCTATCCTAGAAGTTCACAAGTGGACATTATTAGGATGAAATGGACTATGCAtcataggggtggcaaacgggcatgtccgCCCCGCAAAAACTCGCAAGAAAATGGGGCGGGACGGTCATAGTAGAGGGTGCGGGCCTAAAACTTTGGTTTGCCTCGCAAAAAAATGAGGGCGGGGCGGACTAAGCCCGCATTCACCGTACTTTTTAAGCCTAAAAgtataaaatttatgttaattttagTGTCCGCAAAAGTCCGCATAAAAAACGGGACGGAGCGGGTCGGTCACACTACAGCGTGAGGGCCTAAAACTTTGACCCGCCCCGCACAAAAGTGTGGACAAAACAGACATGCTCAATAGGCCGGACCGTTTTGCCACCCCCTAATGTATCATGACTACAATCATCATGTATGGGATTTGTGATAGCTCATTCATTAATGTTACATACACATTAATGGTTAAGTATAAAATGTTGTTTATTACAACTTACAATTACAATGTGTAACAAATTATAAGTAAATTTGgcttttttttattcattattcAATAATCTAAGCAAAATTTGCTTATAAGCGAAACTCACGTGTTAAACTTAATTAATGGTAGATAACATGTTACAAACTAAAGATTTATCCATACTAAAGATTTATCTAacaaatttgatttctcttttgCTTATATTATATACCTTTGACTTTTTCATTTCTTAAATACAAAAATTATGATCTACTTCATACATTATGCACACAATATTTTTCCAGTTAAACAGTAGATCAAGAATCCTGAATCAACTTGGTTTAGTACAATATCTAGAACAAAAAAATTAGGAACAAATTCATTGTGTTACAAATTAATTCCACAAAAACTTGGTCACTATGTCAAGCATTAGTGTTAGGTCCAGCCGGTTTCGAATTGAGAAGTGGCTGAAGAGCTTTAACAACAATTGTCATGTTTGGCCTGAAATCTGCTTCATACTGAACACAAAGTGCTGCAACTGCTGCCAACTACACATCCAcatcaaacaccaattacaaaACACTCTCGTCGATGATAAATCGAAGAGAAATAAAGAAACGAACCTTAGCGATTGCTTTTGGCGGATACTCGTTGTTTAGTTTAGGATCGACACATTGTTTCACTTTGTCTTCACTTAGTCTTGGAGTTGCCTATAGTAATATCAGAAAACAAGAGTATACAATAATGAAAACTTAGTCCAAAAGAGAGTTAAACCACATGAGAATGTTTGAAAGGACATACCCAAGTTACAAGACTTTGTTGCCCTTTAGGCATTGTATGATCCACTGGCTTTCTTCCTGTCAAGAGTTCTAAAAGCACAACGCCGAAACTGTATACATCGCTTTTTTGGGTTATTTGTCCTGTCATGGCATACCTGAAAACGAAAGTAATCATTTCGATAACCATTAAACTATTTCGTACAAAATGTTGTCACATAGCAATTTTGTTGTGTCATAGCATGTGCAAATTGTTAAATCTGACACAAATGGTATCACGCAATCTTGGTCATTTGATCTCGATTAGAAAACTTACATTTCGAGATTAAATTTTAAAGTTGGTTACATATGTTGAAACATAGTTTGTCTGATCTCAATCTGATGGCCGAGATTGCATGACTATGTCTACTAACAAATTAAGAGTGAGGTAGAGTTCGAGAATACATACTCTGGAGCATGATAGCCAAATGTTCCCAAAACTCTTGTTGAATGTAGCCGGGCTGCGGTGTCGGAAGACTGATTTGTCAAGTTGAAATCTGCAACCTTAGCCTCATAATCATTGAATAACAAGACATTGCTGGATCTAACATCTCTATGAACTATTGAAGGTTGAACTTTCTCATGAAGAAACTCAAGTCCTTTTGCTGCACCAAACGCAATTTTTACTCTCTCGTTCCAATTTAAAACTGGACCAGGTTCTGCCCCTTGAACTCCTTTCCTTCCTGCAACAACAAAACCGTAGTAGTCAGGACTGTTTTTGAGAACAAGCAAAGCGGGCTACCGCACAAGCTCAAAATTTGGCACGAATCTATTTTCTTAATACTAGCTATGTCTCTAAATATCAGAAGTTAGTTATATCGTTAAGCATACCGTGTAATGTGTCGTGCAAAGAACCAAGACTTGCATATTCATAAACCAAAATTCTGTTATTCGCCTCGAGACAATATCCCATCAACGCGACAAAATGTTCATTCTTCAATCTCGAAACAATTGCTAACTGTATAATTCAGACGGTGAGAATCCAAACCACCTAGACTAAACATTTCGTCGATAAATTACCAATCTCAAATATAAGAAAAAACTACCTGTGATTCAAAATCGGAGTCAACTTCCGGTGTAGAACTAGTATCCAACTTTTTGATTGCAGCCTCAACACCGTCGCTCATCTTTGCACGGAAAACCCTCCCATAGGAACCTTCCCCAATGAGTGCTTTTGTTCCAAAGTTCTCTGTTAACCGCTTTAACTCGTTCAACTTAAATTCAGGTATCTCAATTTCTAATGCTTTTTGAGGACCACCACTCTTCACAATATTGCTCCTTGGCTCTCCTCTATCACCACCTGCATTCAAAGATAGTAAATTACTTCACATCAAAAGAAGGTTCGCAGCCGATATTTGATCGCGATTATCCTAGTATAGTACAAGGCATTTTGATCGCGATTATTATCTATGATATCAAAGATCACAAATGCGATGAATTACCTCCTCCACCACCACCAGCACCGTATGCGTTAGCCCCAATAGCTGCTGCACTATAATGGTTTGCAGCTAAACCGTTAAAATCCTCTTCTGCACCTCCACAGCACAACATAGCTCAAAGTTGTCTAGTTGAATCACACTACCCTAAACAAACGcattaaaattaaacaatattCGATTAATAACTCGAAAATGTTGCAAGACTAAAAAAATTTACCATAAAGTTTGTATTAGGAAAATGTAGAAAATGACGTGAAGATGTTGTAACAACCGAGCTAAAGaactaaaaaatatattgttaCATTTCCATCGAAAATCTTAAAAGTTCAGTGTATCTATCTTTATAGCACAGACACCTCTAAAAAATGTTttcttattcattttttcaagttATTATTGATGTCGACGTGTCATTGTCGTATTTCTAATGTCCGTGCTTCACAAGTATTTATTACCTCTTATATGAGAGCTTCGAGAACAATAAGTAGTTTTTTGAACCTTAATCTTTCTCAGAGAGAATTTGACAGCACAAAAAGTCCTAATTTACAAAGAAAAACTTATCAATTTTCATTtgctatatgaaaaaaaaaatgtaaaagatGGAGAAATTGCATTCTAGACAAATCACATGCAACCAAGAACAAAACATTTGTAGGATATGGAAACctacaaggaaaataaaaaggatcgatatagaaagaaaaaaatataaaccaaGGATATGATATAGTGATTGATTACCTGTGACCTGTTTGTGAATGCAAGAATGAATGAATGGATAAGAAAATGAAATGAATTGGAATTAGAATTGGAaaggggaagaagaagaacaaaaaggTGTTGTTGTTCTAACTTCTTCCAAATGAAAATAATCAAGTTTTGGACAAAAGGTGCATGTTTATGCGTTTCCCGGGAAAATCGGTTGTGTTTTTATCATATAAGTTAAAGCTAGTGCTGCTCTAACCTTGACCTTCCAAGGGTTGTGTACGTGCCACCACGATGCACGTACTTCGCATATTACTATTTTCATGTAGTTTTTTATATTCAATGTGTTTGtgaattttcttttcttaaatgtTTCTTATATTTCTATCCCCTACTTATCAGCccgggatatatatatatatatatatatatatatatatatatatatatatatatatatatatatatatatatatatatataaaaaagcaTTGTTATGTGTACACTTTTTTTTACGCCTAATACATACATCGtatacactgttcaccgtatttatacgatgaacagtatttttaattaaaataatatttttttaaaaagaagagGTAAGCACAAAGCTTTTCCAGAAGCTCTATCGTGGTATGATAGACTCTCTTTTGTATTTGATTGCTTCTCGTCcagatattttattcagtgtatgtaTGTGTGCACGTTTTCAATCAGATCCAAGGGAAACTCACTTAACAGCTATTAAGAGAATCCTAAGATATCTGAAAGAAACAACTAACCTTGACTTGATGTATAAGAAAACATTATAATACAAGCTATTAGGTTTCTGTGACGCAGACTATGCAGGAGATAGAATTGAACGCAAAAGCACTTCTGAAAACCGTAAGTTTCTGGGTGAAAATCTCATCTCATGATCAAGCAAAAGACAATCAACtattgcattatctactgctaaAGCAGTATAAATATATCAGCATCAATGTGCAGTACTTAGATGCTTTagatgaagagtcaacttgaagattttCAGATATACAAGAGTAACATTCTTATCTTTTTTGATAATACTGCTACTATTTGCTTaagtaagaatcctattttacactcaagagctaaacacatagaaatcaaacatcattttattagagaTTATGTTCAGAAAGAGACTCTTATTTTAAAATGTATaaatacagaccatcaatgggctgatgaCATATTCACAAAACCCTTAGCTGAAGATAGATTTCTATTCATTCTGAAACATCTGAAAATGTAATTTTGTCCAGAATGAATCTCTTTTATGTGTTATATGCTTATGAGAAAAATAAGATTTTGATCTTATGCAAGCTTGTTATTTTGTCAAAGATACTTCTACAAGGTAGAAGATGTCTTAGTCAGAAATATCTCTAGTTAGAAACCTGTTGGTATTCGTGACTTCGAGAACAATAACTCATGGTTCTTCAAATAAATGGATTTGATCTAGACTTATGTCATATATCATAACAcattatttggaaaaaaaacctcgagcagtgggaaaagattttgataaTAGTTAAAATCTTTATGTTTCTACCCTATCATGTTTATTTATGGAATTGCTGAGACAAGCTTTAATTGAGATTAAATCTGGTTAAGCACGACCTTCCACTTTCTTGTTTCTTTTGTCTCATTGCATTTATTTCCCTGACAATTAATtgtcttggtaatgatggtttctTTTTATTCTATCTCGTTCCAAGTTCTGTCTTAACTATTTTGAGAGTCTCAAGGGTGATCTGTTACGTGACAAGATCATTTATATTGTCATTTACGTTTTCTCCACTCCTATATATTTGTACTCTTTGATTCACTTTCATTCTTCATCCTTCCTCGGTCTCTTGTTTCTTAACTCTTTAACTTTCCTTCTTCTTTCATCATGCCATCAAAAACCTTCTGTGGAGATGATGATCTTTTGGAAGTCATTAATGAAAAGTGTTCAAATCTAATTAGTTCAAACAATTACTTCTTTCTTAATATTCATGTTCAAGGATGGACCAGCTATATCGCCTTGCTTAGAGAACCCATCTATCCAAACCTTATGCAAGCCTTTTGGAGGTATGTGTTTGTTAGCAGTGATAATAGTTACATACAATCAAGTATCTTTGGTTTCCCATTCATCATCACTCCCTCTTCTATTTTTAAAGCCATTGGGTGCGCTCAAACGGGTGTTACTATATAACAAACCTATCTTATGTACACTCCTGCTGAGAAACTCATGACCATCTATGACACTACATCTAATTATGAACCTATCAATCTAACAAAAAAATTGCCACATGCCATAGATTGGTTTCTTCTTATGTTAACCAACCTGAAACCCAGAGATGTTAACAAGGATTTTATGTATCACAATGACAAACTCTTGATTTTTGTCTTCTCAATCGAGTTCCAATTAAACTTCCTCAAACTATCTTCAATCACTTGGTGGACTCTATAATGATCTCTAGAAGAAAAAACAAGTCTTTCATACCATATGGGATAGTTTCATCTGAACTGATTTATAAGTCTAGTTTGGTTTGAATAGTTTGAAGGCTTAGGGTTGGTCCAGATACTGCCCTCGTGGATGAAAGATGTGAAACCTTTAGAAATCAATTGTTCACATGATGGTTGTTCTGTTTGTTTTATCATTTTTCGTCCTTCTGTGTTATTTTTGTACTCTCTTCCTTTAttaatgaaatatttatttatttgtttttctctcattttctttcagaAATTTTGtgcttaatcaattaaaatttctTAACTTTTTTATTATGCAAAAAAGGGGGGAAATGATGATTTTGATTCATATCTAATTCTATGAAAAATCTCACTgctaatattttttcaatattattgTGAAAAGAGATTTAAATCAACGTTCAGGAACACTAATTCTAATGAATGAATTAAATCATGATATAGATGAGAAAACTTCTAAATGTCAGAAATTTAGATAAGATAAGATATGATAAACCATGCTCTGATATTACATGATTTGATTCACTAAAGTTTTGAGGAACAACTCGAAACAATGTGCTATGATATATGAAGCTCTACGCGCTCTAATATATGAAGCTCTAATTAGCGAATGTTTCTACTAAAATCAGACTCTGATAAGTTCAACCAAGGCTATATATCCCTTATCTGACTCAAGGGGGGTTTTCTCTAACTAACTCTGATATGTTTTTATGAGATTACCTTGTAAAATTGTTCaacaaaatacatggttttgtcatcatcaaaaagggggagattgttagaacaaaatTTGGTTCTGCATTCaatatttagttttgatgataataatacatatattttttatataataattttgtactctAATTGTTTCTTGAGTGCGCAGATTCATTATTTTGATTGATTATGGATTGTTGTCTGAAAGATCACCAGAATATGCGTTGACACACCTCAGAAGAACTATTCATCCTTTCTAAAGAAACGTCATCATttctgaagaatgttgaatgttcACTTGAAAAGGATTTTCAACTGTTTCTAAGATAAGCTACTCTTCCAGATCAGAAATCAAGATTTCAAAGCTTAGATAAGCTTTTGCTTCCAGCTTAGAAATC encodes:
- the LOC131621279 gene encoding probable protein kinase At2g41970: MLCCGGAEEDFNGLAANHYSAAAIGANAYGAGGGGGGGDRGEPRSNIVKSGGPQKALEIEIPEFKLNELKRLTENFGTKALIGEGSYGRVFRAKMSDGVEAAIKKLDTSSTPEVDSDFESQLAIVSRLKNEHFVALMGYCLEANNRILVYEYASLGSLHDTLHGRKGVQGAEPGPVLNWNERVKIAFGAAKGLEFLHEKVQPSIVHRDVRSSNVLLFNDYEAKVADFNLTNQSSDTAARLHSTRVLGTFGYHAPEYAMTGQITQKSDVYSFGVVLLELLTGRKPVDHTMPKGQQSLVTWATPRLSEDKVKQCVDPKLNNEYPPKAIAKLAAVAALCVQYEADFRPNMTIVVKALQPLLNSKPAGPNTNA